TGCACACTGTGGCTGCATGTGATTGACAGTCAAACTGGTTGCCATGGTGAAGATAAACCGCTCTCTGAATCTCCATCTTgctcctccctccttccatcTTGAACTGCGACCCCATGACCTTTGTTACCTGGCGTTGACCCCCTCCCCCTCGACACCTGACCTGTGAAAACAAACACGTCCAGGCCAAAGAGGCCGCCTCACACTGAGGCACCAGAGACACAGCGTAGTGGGCGTGCTCACCATTCAGAGAGCCCAGTCCGATTGGCTGCCCGCCCTGCCGTCGGTCGTGTCGACCAAAGGGAGCAGAACAGACGGCAGACTCTTGACCCTCAGGAAAGCCGTGTCAGAAGAGAGGCCGCAGAGCATCGGAGGTGAGAGTTTGCCCAAGAGTCTCCACTCTGTCGTGTGACTGCAGCACAGATGGAGcaaggagagaaagagagagtgaaagaaagagaggaTGCGATACTAACGCACACCTGcagaaagcaagaaagaaagaaagaggggagtcttacaagctaaaaaaaaaaagaaagaaacattaagACAGAGAGAAAGTTGCACTCAGCCACATCAACAGAGATTCATGCAGCGAGACACATTTTCTTAATGGCCACCAACACAGTTCACTAATACCAGGAAATCAACGTCTCAAACTGTGATATGATTCAATGTGAGTTAACACCACATCTGCTGCATCACGACTCTCCCATTGCTTCATTGAAATGTTATTAGGGAGGTTTTGCAGTCCATCAGTGATATCGTGTTGAGGGGCCTGAAAGAAAAACGTGTCGGCATGGATCCTGTTCTGCACCGCATCCACGCATCTTACATCATTCATACTCTGTCACACTGCCTGATCAGCTGTCTGACAGCGAAGTGTTGAAATCTAAAACATTTAAAGTACTCTAAAATATTTTGCCTTTAAACAGGGTTGATTATTAAATCTGTAAAAGGCACAGTCATAAACATACTTTAAAGTCCTTCAGATATCAAACTACAGCATGTTCATATAATCTAACTGTTTAAACTAAACTAGTACTGAGCTTAAGTAAGACAAACACGATTAATATTTCATATAGATGACTAACAATGTCAGTAGGGTCTTTGTGCCTCTTGTTTAGTCTGCATAAACATATATATGTGATACTTCTCTGGatttatttgtctgtgttttgttcaaCTTTGTATGTGACTTATTACTGTCTTGTCTTTGTCGAGAGAAAGATTGTAAATACACTGTTCATCCATATGCTTCTCGCTGGTCCTTGATGTTTGTGTGCTCTTCATTACAATCCGGTCTTGTGTGCTTTAAAGTAGCTTCTCCTTTTGACTGTGGCATAAATTATATGGAAAGTTTATTAGAATGGATTTCAGTTTGCTGCAGATATTAACTAATGCTTCTTGGCCCTAGTTTTTACTTTCTTGGACCCGGCAGAGGTGcaatttttcttcctttctctttGTCGTGATGGATGTGGTCGTATCTCTGCACAGCTCGGTCGAGCTACAGATCCGGCGACGCCCCGGTCACCGCGGCATCATTGGACAGCGGCCTGAGTGGCAGCGCCTACAGCCTGCTGGACGAGGAAGGAGAGATGAACGAGGTGGACAGTGCCATCTTCCAGGTGCCCCGATTGTGAGtcactttattcattttaaagggATTCCTAGTTTTGCCAAATCTCACCACTCTTAGACACATCTGTCTCCACTGGAAACAGGAACACTGATACATAAAGTTAAAGTAGGTGCTTTATGAATGATGCATCCGTTGTTTGTGACCACGATAAAGTGAAAGAAACTTTGTCCACTGCAGTGTATCATCTATTCGTAAAACTATGACTAATATGAATacgaaaacagatgaaaaatgatcTCTGCTGCCTGCTTTTTTAGCACTATGGAATGCTAGGATTGTCATTCCGTTTTGCTTCATGGCAGTTGGCATCAAGAAATTTTTTTCTGATCTTTAAGTGAGTAAAGTTTATCATATTGTGCCACCACAATTCACTGGTGATGGCAACAATATCATGCATGTAAATTATAGATGAGTTGCTCTCATGCATGAACACCCATCAGTAACACCCTAATTTTACACATGATATGTGATGATGAGGAAAAACACTCACTGgacactttattaggtacacttTGCTAGAAAAATGTTGGACTCCCTTTTGCCTTCAAAACTGTCATAATTCTTCgtggcatactttcaacaagatgatggaaacatttctcagagacatccatgatgccaatcttCTGTTCCAacacatcccaaaggtgttctattgggtTGAGATTTGGTAATGGTGAGGGCCACTGGGGTACAGTCAACTCATTGCcgtgttcaagaaaccagtttgagatgatttgagctttatGACGTGGTGCGTTATCCTGCGAGAAGTAGCCATCAGAAGATTGGTACACTTTGATAATAAAAGGATGGACATgattagcaacaatactcaggctGGCAGAGGCATTTAAATGATGCTCAATTGGTACtaaggggcccaaagtgtgtcaagaaaatatccccgcaccattacaccaccaccaCTAGCATGAACTTTTGATACAAGGcgggatggatccatgcttttatgttgtttacaccaaattctgaccatctgaatatCTCAGCTGAATTCGAGACTCATCATACCAGGCAACGCTTTTCCAGTCTCCTATTATCCAATTTTGGTGAACTCAGTTTTCTGTTCTTAACTGACAGGAGTGGCTCCCGGTGTGGTCTTATGCTGCTGTAGCCCAccttcttcaaggttggacgtGTTGTGTGCTCAGAGATGGTGTTCtacattccttggttgtaaccagtggttatttgaattactgttgcctttctatcatctccaaccagtctgcccattctcctcagacctctcacatcaacaaggcattttcGTCCACATAACTCCTACTcgctggatattttctctttttcagaccattctctgtaaaccctagaaatggttgtgtgtgaaaattcCAATCGATCGGCAGCtcctgaaatactcagaccagcccatctggcaccaacaaccaAGTCACTTAAAACCTCTTTCTTcaacttcagcaagttgtctttACCACGTCTACACGCCAAAATGCATTGAGGTGcggccatgtgattggctgattacctatttgtgttaacaagtAATTGAACAGGTGTATCTAATAAAGTGGCCGGTGAGTGTAGATGAATAGCATGGCAGTAAATATTATAGAAATTTCCCAAATCTTGTTTTCACTGTGCCAATGTGTTCTTAAGAGGAGCCAGCCTCCACCTGCTGTAGTTCACATGCTTATATACTGTCGCATCAGATGCTGTGTAATTGTATAATTTCAAGAATCTTTCCCCCCCCTCTCTTTTCAGTGGAAAAATCCCAAATGGAACAGACGTGATGAAATCATCAATGGGACACGGTGACTCCGAAGGTTGGTCAGAcagtatatgtgtgtttttgtgtattcatAAGTGTGTCCATTCATGGaagtaaaatacacaaatacagtgGTATGAAAAAGTATCTGAACCTTTTGGaatttctcacatttctgcataaaatcacCATCAGATGTGATCTGATCTTTGTCAAgatcacacagatgaaaaaacagTGTCTGCTTTAACTAAAACCACCCAAACATTTataggttttcatattttaatgaggATAGCAAGCAAACAATGACAGAAGGGGGAGGAATAAGTAACTGAACCCTCTGCCTAAGGAGACTTAAAGAGCTATTGAAACCAATTTCTACCAAACAATTTAAGTCAGGTGTGTGCCCAATCACTGATGAGTGGCTTAAAGCTGCCCTGCCcactataaaacacacacctggTAAGAATTATCTTGATGAGAAGCATTGTCTGATGTGCACCATGGCTCGCTCAAAAGAGCTGTCTGAAGACCTGCGATCAAGAATTGTTGATTTGTATAAAGCTGGGAAAGGATACAAAACCATCTCTAAAAGTCTGGATGTTCATCAATCGACAGTCAGAGAAGTTGTCTACAAATGGAGAGAGTTTGGCACTGTTGCTTCTCTCCCAAGGAGTGGCCGTCCACCAAAGATGATGCCAAGAGTTCAGCGCAGAATACTCAGAGAGGTAAAAAAGAACCCTCGAGTGTCTGCTAAAGACTTACAGAAATCACTGGCACAGTCCAATATCTCTGTGCACACATCAACTATATGTAAAACAATGGCCAAGAATGGTGTTCATGGGAGGACTCCACAGAGGAAGCCACTGctgtctaaaaaaaacattgttgctCATTTAATGTTCGCAAAAAGGCACTTGGACACTCCACAGACGTTTTGGCAAAATATGTTGTGGACTGATGAAACCAAAGTTGAATTGTTTGGGAGGAACACACAACGTCATGTGTGGAGGAAAAATGGAACAGCACACCAACATCAACACCTCAtccccaccgtgaagcatggtggagggtgcatcatggtttggggctgctttgctgcctcAGGGCCTGGACAACTTGCAAtcattaatggaaaaatgaattcaaaagtTTATCAGGATGTTTTGCAGGAAAACCTGAGGCCGTCTGTCAGACAGTTGAAGCTAAAAAGAGGATGGATGctgcaacaagacaatgatccaaaacacagaaGTAAATCAACTTCAGAATGGTTTCAGAAGAACAAAATACacgttctggagtggccgagtcaaagtccagacttgaacCCCATTGAGATGCTGTGGCATGACCTCAAGACAGCGATTCATGCCAGACATCCCAGGAATCTGACTGAACTACAGcagttttgtaaagaagaatggGCCAAGATTAGTCCTGATCGATGTGCCAGACTGATCTGCAGCTACAGGAAGCATCTGGTTGAAGTTATTGCTGCCAAAGGGGGGgccacaaaatattaaatgtgatgGTTCAGTTACTTATTCCTCCCCCTTCTGTCATTGTTTGCGTGCTATcctcattaaaatatgaaaacctatAAATGTTTGGGTGGTTTTAGTTAAAgcagacactgttttttttcatctgtgtgatcTTGACAAAGATCAGATCACATTTGATGgtgattttatgcagaaatgtgagaaattCCAAAAGGTTCAGATACTTTTTCATACCACTGTACATTACATCACAAACAGTTTGTTGCACTGATCAAAACTGAATTACCGGATTCAGctttaaatattcacattaaagaaaatttaaattcaaatgtCCAGCAGTAGGGAGTCATAAAATGACTGATTAACACTAAGATTAATCTTTAAATATGTTCTTCATATGTGTATTTGACAGTAGATTTGCTGTAACTCATTGACATCAAACATCAGCCTGTCTACATGTGACTTCCATCAGTCTATCTTTGCTCATTTCTCTTATTCCTCCCTTGTTCTTGTGACGTTATGAATCATGTAATTATGACTAATGCAGTGGTGCAAAGATGACCTTAAAAAAGCGAGACAGACCTGAGATTTGTTATCTCACTCTAAGAATTACTGCAAAGTGTGAGACTGGAGCTTAGGACACACTCATTTATTTAcacctcctcttcatctttttAGCTCTTTATCATCTGCTCtcagtctttttgtgtcagtgtgtttctctctcggtaacacacacacattcagaggcTAAAGCTATTGTTTGCCAGGGTCTTGTTGACCCAGCTTTCAACTGTCATTTCCATTCAGTTGTCAGGGCAACTCGAGGCCAGGCAGGACTCATCATAACTTTTCATCATCTttgttaaacaaataaatgtgatcGCCTGATATCGCTCGTCCTGTGGGTACATTTGGTGTCCAGTAGAGGGCAGACAGAGCAGATGCTGCATTTCAAAGATGGAGTGACTGGGATCAGACTAAAGAGGAATTACATTTCCAGTTGATAATCTACCTGAAACCCATTCATAAAGTATGCTTGACTTCCTTTGTGTGCATATTTAGGTAAGACCCAGGTAATGGGGGAGATCAAGATCGCTCTGAAGAAGGAGATGAAGACGGAGGGTGAGCACCTGGTCCTCGAGATTCTTCAGTGTCGCAACATCACCTACAAGTTCAAGAGTCCAGACCATCTGCCTGGTAATGAAAAATGTCTGATCTGTGCACATTACTGAACACATGTGTTTATACGCACAGAATACTTCACCCACCATACATGCTGTTATGATTCACGATAGCATGCATGGATGCTGAGGTCCACAACATAAAATTATTAATTCATTTCCCTCAGATCTATTATGGTGTTTTCCCACTTCTCTCCAGCCTCTTGTTTATGATCTGTCGCATTCAAGGAGCTCAAAGAGATTTTCCATGATACATATCATTTTTTACATTCGACAGCTGCGAAGCCCACACAAACACTTGTTCTGGCATCTGAAACACCACTAAGTGTTTGCCAGTTTTTTATAGATGCAGAACAACTAGTGGTGTCATAATGTTTCCCAGCCCACATTCCCTGGCAGAGTATTTACTTCTCCAGTAGTATGTACTCTATATATACAAGGCTAAAAACACTGTTGACACACGGGCAGCTCATTGATAAACACATGAAAATCGTCACAGCATGGCTATTAGTGTGATCTGTCACCATGTGCGATGATTACCAGCTGTGAAGTTCAACAATGTTTagagagaatgaaagaaaaatcgAGATAGAACTTAGATGAAACACACTGTATCTGTGTTTGACAGTTAAAGGCGGCTGTATACGTTATTATTTAGACAGACTGCATGCTAGCCTGACGGTATGAACGTCTCTGATGTACAACAGCAACATCATCTCTCTCCTTCGGCAAAACACAGATTGCTGCCCACCTCGCCTCCTCCTGTAATATTTACATCCCAATGCCCAAGCTGCCTGCCACTTGTTTGATTTGCATTTGCTTCCAGATGGGACCTGCACACAGAGCTTTTATTTCCATAGACAATATATGGTTGTTCTGCAGTGACTCATAGCACTAACACTTTGCTGTTATGATGGCTGTGTGCATCTGCTGCTCTTCCAAGAGTTAGGATGGTTTGATGTTTCTTTTCTGCATGTTGCTGACTTAAACACAccttttactttgtgtttaaGTCAGTGTGAAGGTTTTCATACTACTTTATGTGCACACTGACTTTGCATACTGACATACTGACCGAAGAGGCAAAAGTTTGTATTGCAATTATGTAAATACACATGCGTTGCCTAATGTagtgatttttaaatttatggtgTCAATTGGAGGATTAAGAGTTAATTTATGGTAAATGACCTAAATCCATAAAGTGCCTTTTTAACTGTACTGAGGTCCTACAAAGCGCTTTACAAAATTATTCTcatttacttaaaaaaacaagaaaaaaaccaaAGCATTCACAGTCTAATGGAGCAGCAGATGCCCATTTGTATGCTTCTCAAACGAAACTGCTTTCACAAAATTGCAAACCggcatgtttttatttactaatAAAAAGTTATTGATGTTCCATGAAATTAGCAGTGACAGCAACAAtacataaacaacataaaaggaTAAAAATAGCAATGAACAATCTGCTGTGCAAAAAAAGTCATGCTGACACTAATGGTTATATAGAAGGCAAGGCTTTCCCTGCAGATGGGCTACTTCCAGACGTTCCCTGTGAACTGTGCCAAAATCACACTCAAACAAATTAAATACTCATTGCAATACAATACTGACTACACATGGATGTGTATCTGTGTCCTCAGATCTTTACGTGAAGCTCTATGTCGTGAACATTGCCACCCAGAAGAGGATAATCAAGAAGAAGACCAGAGTGTGTCGTCACGACCGTGAGCCTTCCTTTAACGAAACCTTCCGCTTCTGTATGAACCCAACCGGACACTCGCTGCAGGTGCGACCGCCTTCAGTAgcttatatacacacacaaaaggacGTTGGCTCCACAATATTGACAGTCTGTAATCATTCATACATTAGCAGCTGAAGAATGTGAACAGGAAGTTGATGTAGAGATTAAACCCACTCTTTTGTATGTGAAGATGAAGTTAgaagcttagcatgaagactggAAATCAGGAAAGAGCAAGCATGACAAATTAAAGGTTACCTCCATCTCAAACCATCAAACGTTTTGAACAATTTCTGATTTGTCCTAAAATGTTTACAActtaaaatatggatatttatagAGGCATTCGTACATTTTCAGCTTGTTATATTGCGCACTTcccaaattagacaaaaataactttcttttaatttttggaacctagttttttttgtaacctagatttttagttttaacaactaaatattttatatgtttGGTTTTATATTACTTAcattatttatattgtaagtaaTATGACATATGGCTCAGGAAATATTATTTACtgcattatcatttttttgttcctAAGTGCTGCAAGATGGAACTTACTCATGAcagcatacattttttttcatatttcacccGATCTTATAATCAGagactgaaaaatgtcttttatctttaatagttaaAATGAGTTTGTCATCCAAATATAGTCGTATGTttcaatgtgcaaaaatataataaaatgaaatggacaatttaaaaaaaaatcttgtagcATACACtaacagtcaaaagtttggacacaccttctcattcagtgcttttacttatttgtattagtttctatattgtagattaatcctgaagattaacacttttttatttatagcATAAtgccatatgtattcttttatagttttaatgtcttcagtattaatctacaatgcagaaaataattaaataaaaaccattgaataagatgtgtccaaacttttgactggcagtgtataTAAAATGAAAGAATTATAGATACTGTTTTAAATATCAATAGTTTGTTATAAAAAAGAGTTTCAAGCTAATCTGAGATGATCAAGCAGAAGGCCCCCGATAATTTGCGATAGAGTAACCCAAAAGTATTACTTCTGATATATACCACTTTCTTGTAAACCTGCTGTATTCCTTTAAATACTCACTCatgctttcttttgttttcacacCAGCTGTTCCTTGTGTCCAACGGTGGCAAGTTTATGAAGAAAACTCTAATTGGGGAGGCCTACGTCTGGCTGGACAAAGTTGACCTACGCAAGCGAGTGGTGAGCTGGCACAAGCTGCTCGCCAGCACCGCCCAGATCCACTCATA
This is a stretch of genomic DNA from Acanthochromis polyacanthus isolate Apoly-LR-REF ecotype Palm Island chromosome 1, KAUST_Apoly_ChrSc, whole genome shotgun sequence. It encodes these proteins:
- the LOC127536819 gene encoding protein piccolo-like — encoded protein: MNEVDSAIFQVPRFGKIPNGTDVMKSSMGHGDSEGKTQVMGEIKIALKKEMKTEGEHLVLEILQCRNITYKFKSPDHLPDLYVKLYVVNIATQKRIIKKKTRVCRHDREPSFNETFRFCMNPTGHSLQLFLVSNGGKFMKKTLIGEAYVWLDKVDLRKRVVSWHKLLASTAQIHS